Proteins encoded within one genomic window of Panacibacter microcysteis:
- a CDS encoding cyclase family protein encodes MKYVMVNAAACVLLACNTTQPEQTNLAQQLAAGKWIDLGYDLSDQTLYWPNNPTGFKLDTTAAGITPAGFYYSTYAFSAPEHGGTHLDAPSHFAENGVGVDKLTLEQLTGEAVVIDVSAKAQQNRDYLVTTNDIGEWENTNGKIEAGMMVFFKTGYGKFYPDAEKYFGTAERGAAAIPKLHFPGIDSAAAQWLADHKIKAVGIDTPSIDVGQSKNFKTHQVLMGAGIPGFENVANIDALPARGAYIVALPMKIKNGSGGPLRLIAWVAKG; translated from the coding sequence ATGAAATACGTGATGGTTAACGCTGCTGCATGCGTATTGCTTGCATGCAACACCACACAGCCGGAACAAACAAACCTTGCACAACAACTGGCTGCCGGCAAATGGATTGACCTTGGTTATGATTTGTCTGACCAGACACTTTACTGGCCCAATAACCCAACAGGTTTTAAACTGGATACAACGGCAGCAGGCATAACACCTGCGGGCTTTTACTATTCCACGTATGCTTTTAGTGCACCGGAACACGGCGGCACCCATCTCGATGCACCATCGCACTTTGCCGAAAATGGCGTTGGTGTAGATAAGCTTACACTGGAACAACTGACCGGGGAAGCAGTAGTGATCGATGTTTCAGCAAAAGCGCAGCAGAACCGCGATTATCTTGTAACCACAAATGATATTGGTGAATGGGAAAACACGAATGGAAAAATTGAAGCTGGCATGATGGTATTTTTTAAAACGGGTTATGGTAAATTTTATCCTGATGCTGAAAAATATTTTGGCACTGCAGAGCGCGGTGCAGCAGCAATACCAAAGTTGCATTTCCCGGGTATTGACAGTGCGGCGGCACAATGGCTGGCTGATCATAAAATAAAAGCTGTTGGCATAGACACGCCGAGTATAGATGTTGGACAGTCGAAAAACTTTAAAACACACCAGGTATTAATGGGTGCCGGCATACCGGGCTTTGAGAATGTGGCCAATATAGATGCGTTGCCTGCAAGGGGCGCATATATTGTAGCCCTGCCAATGAAAATAAAAAATGGCAGTGGTGGCCCGCTGAGATTGATTGCCTGGGTAGCAAAAGGATAA
- a CDS encoding dihydroorotase — protein sequence MKILLKQVLIADDHSSYNGLVKDILIVDGNIARIDDDITDADEVFQWDNAAVSTGWVDVFAHFCDPGYEFRETIETGAAAAAAGGYTRVFTLPNTSPVVHNKAQVEYIVQKAIHTPIHIHPMGAVTKNIEGKELAEMYDMFASGALAFSDGVNPVQSAGLMVKALQYVKAFNGVIVQVPVDKSIGQFGLMHEGIVSTQLGLPGIPAMAEELMIARDIKLARYADSRLHFTGVSTAKSLEYIQRAKDAGLAVTCSVTPYHLFFCDEDLTDYDTNLKTNPPLRSKTDMLALRVAVKNGLVDCIASHHLPHDWDSKTCEFEYAKNGMIGLQTAFAAVLSAVPELDVRNVASLFATNARKIFNLPESAVKEGSSAEITIFNTGISTVLEKNGIKSKSVNTPFVGKTLKGGVIGIFNKGKLLVN from the coding sequence ATGAAGATTTTACTGAAGCAGGTTCTAATCGCAGACGATCATTCCAGCTATAACGGTTTAGTAAAAGATATTTTAATTGTTGACGGTAACATTGCCCGCATAGACGACGATATAACTGATGCAGATGAAGTTTTTCAATGGGATAATGCCGCTGTTTCCACAGGCTGGGTAGATGTGTTTGCCCATTTCTGCGATCCTGGTTATGAATTCAGGGAAACCATAGAGACCGGTGCTGCTGCAGCAGCAGCAGGTGGGTATACAAGAGTTTTTACCTTACCCAATACAAGCCCGGTGGTACACAATAAGGCGCAGGTTGAATACATCGTTCAAAAAGCCATTCATACACCTATACATATACACCCGATGGGTGCAGTAACCAAAAACATTGAAGGCAAAGAACTGGCAGAAATGTATGACATGTTCGCCAGCGGCGCACTCGCTTTCAGTGATGGGGTTAACCCGGTACAATCTGCGGGTTTAATGGTTAAAGCGCTGCAGTATGTGAAAGCATTCAACGGCGTCATCGTGCAGGTGCCCGTTGATAAAAGTATCGGCCAGTTTGGATTGATGCATGAAGGGATCGTATCCACACAACTTGGCCTGCCCGGCATACCGGCAATGGCGGAGGAACTGATGATTGCAAGGGATATAAAACTGGCGCGGTATGCAGATTCCAGGCTGCATTTTACGGGTGTGTCTACTGCCAAATCGCTGGAATATATTCAACGTGCAAAAGATGCCGGTCTCGCCGTAACCTGCTCTGTAACGCCGTATCATCTTTTCTTTTGCGATGAGGATCTTACAGATTATGATACGAACCTTAAAACAAATCCTCCGCTACGATCAAAGACAGATATGCTTGCTTTAAGAGTGGCGGTAAAGAATGGACTGGTAGATTGCATTGCCTCTCACCATTTGCCGCACGACTGGGATAGCAAGACCTGTGAATTTGAATACGCAAAAAATGGCATGATTGGTCTGCAAACAGCCTTTGCGGCGGTTTTGTCTGCAGTTCCTGAACTGGATGTTCGTAATGTTGCTTCGCTTTTTGCTACTAATGCCAGGAAGATATTCAACTTACCCGAATCAGCCGTAAAAGAAGGAAGCAGTGCAGAGATCACCATTTTTAATACGGGTATTTCAACTGTGTTGGAAAAAAACGGTATCAAAAGTAAATCTGTTAATACGCCATTTGTTGGTAAAACACTGAAGGGTGGAGTAATTGGCATATTTAACAAGGGTAAGCTGTTAGTAAATTAA
- a CDS encoding DUF4199 domain-containing protein, translating to MEKKVSTPVQKGLIITLVLIVYGLALYFTDQFTNKGLSYVQYLILVGGIIWACIVYANQMDGNVTFGNVFAHGFKTTAFVAAAIAVYTLIATKFLFPDMIDKAMDAARQEMLSDGKMSEDQIDQGIEIGRKFFIPFAVGGIIFIFALLGALGSLIGAAAAKKQPKDPFAQPQI from the coding sequence ATGGAAAAGAAAGTTTCTACACCTGTACAAAAAGGGTTGATTATTACACTTGTGCTTATTGTTTATGGACTGGCATTGTATTTTACTGACCAGTTTACAAACAAAGGTCTTTCTTATGTTCAATACCTGATTCTTGTTGGTGGAATTATCTGGGCCTGCATTGTGTATGCAAACCAGATGGATGGCAATGTAACGTTTGGTAATGTTTTTGCTCACGGGTTTAAAACCACGGCTTTTGTTGCCGCAGCAATTGCCGTATACACATTAATAGCGACAAAATTTCTTTTCCCTGACATGATAGATAAAGCAATGGATGCAGCCAGGCAGGAAATGTTGTCAGACGGTAAAATGAGCGAAGACCAGATTGACCAGGGAATAGAAATCGGAAGAAAATTCTTTATACCATTCGCTGTTGGCGGTATCATTTTCATCTTTGCTTTATTGGGAGCTTTAGGCTCGCTGATTGGTGCAGCAGCAGCAAAGAAACAGCCAAAGGATCCCTTTGCACAACCTCAAATATAA
- a CDS encoding glycosyltransferase family 2 protein yields the protein MDISIVIPLLNEEESLPELSEWIERVVTDNNLTYEVIFVDDGSTDNSWNIIQQIAHRNPHFKGIKFQRNYGKAAALNEGFDAAKGDVVITMDADMQDSPDEVPELRRMIVEDGYDLVSGWKKKRYDNTLTKNLPSKFYNAAARKMSGLKLHDLNCGLKAYKNKVIKSVEVYGEMHRYIPVLAKNAGFRKIGEKVVEHRARKYGVTKFGWNRFVNGFLDLMTITFTGRFGKKPMHFFGLYGTLCFLIGLGISLYLIISKLVDSNFPLTNKPGFFIALAVMIIGMQLFLAGFIAELVTRNAADRNTYLIEDKLGIS from the coding sequence ATGGATATATCCATAGTAATACCTTTATTGAACGAAGAAGAATCTTTGCCTGAATTATCAGAATGGATTGAACGGGTTGTTACAGACAACAATCTCACTTACGAGGTAATATTTGTAGATGACGGAAGCACCGATAACAGTTGGAACATCATCCAGCAAATTGCTCACCGTAACCCCCATTTCAAAGGCATAAAATTTCAGCGTAATTACGGCAAAGCAGCAGCATTGAACGAAGGCTTTGATGCGGCAAAAGGTGATGTGGTTATTACGATGGACGCAGATATGCAGGACTCTCCTGATGAAGTGCCTGAACTACGCCGTATGATCGTAGAAGATGGCTACGACCTGGTTAGTGGCTGGAAAAAGAAACGCTACGATAACACACTTACCAAAAACCTTCCGTCAAAGTTTTACAATGCTGCCGCACGCAAAATGTCCGGGCTTAAACTGCACGATCTTAATTGCGGCCTCAAAGCATATAAAAATAAAGTTATTAAAAGCGTGGAGGTATATGGCGAAATGCACCGTTACATTCCCGTGCTGGCAAAGAATGCGGGCTTTCGTAAAATAGGAGAAAAAGTTGTTGAACACAGGGCCCGTAAATATGGTGTAACAAAATTTGGCTGGAACAGGTTTGTCAATGGTTTTCTCGACCTGATGACCATTACGTTCACCGGCAGGTTTGGTAAAAAACCAATGCACTTTTTTGGGTTATATGGCACACTTTGCTTTTTAATTGGTTTGGGCATCAGCCTGTACCTCATTATCTCAAAGCTTGTCGACAGCAACTTCCCGCTCACAAATAAACCAGGCTTTTTTATCGCCCTCGCAGTTATGATTATCGGTATGCAACTGTTTCTTGCAGGCTTTATTGCAGAACTGGTAACCAGGAATGCAGCAGACCGGAATACTTATCTTATCGAAGACAAGCTGGGTATCAGCTAA